The DNA region GATCTGGGTAAGAATGAGAGAAATTTTGGGAGAAGCAGGAAGAATCATTGGGAACTATTATGGAAAAAAGGAGGAACTCTGGGAAGTCCAGGAGGAAAGGGTAGGAAGATTCCAGAGAAGAATTTCTTTTGAAATGACTAAGGGGAAGATGAGGCTTGAGAGAACCATACCAGAGAGGTCAAATGGGTTTCTCTAGTGTGGAAGTGTGTTTGTGGGTGGGGTTCGGGGTCTAAAGAGGCCTCCCTGAGTCCATATTGACCTCTCCCAAGCAGTGGTCTTAAGTCGCCAGCGAAGGCATCTCCATCTCCTTCGGATGCGTCAGCAGGAGGCCAAGTGGCACCGGACCCACCCTGGGGTGGGGCTCTGTGAAGGCAGCTACCGGCGCCAGCTTCCCCCCACCGCCCGGAGCCCTGCTGACAGTCTGGCTCCAGTGAGTGGGGCAGACACTCTGAGGGAATGGGGCAGAGGGCGCATGGGGATGGTCAGTTTGGGAGGGGGCCTCTGATCCAAGCTTTGTGCCCTCCAGAGCTTTCTTCAGAGCCTACGAGAGCGCCAACTGGGGCCACGCACCCAGGCCACAGCTCCCCCTACCATCCTGGACCTGGATTCTGACTGTGGTTCCACAATACCCCTCACCACACCTTCTGATTCCATCCAGACCCGAGCCTAAACCTCTACTGATACTCCCACACCTAGCAAGGGGTCTGGGAACAGGAGAAGAGCAGGGCCTGAGCTCACAGAACCCACATACAAAATTCTTCATTTCTTGGACTTGGGGATAGGATCTGTGCTCCAAACTAGCCCAGCTCTACAGAAATCTGTTTCAGAGACAGATAGAAAGGAATGTtgaggggaagggggagaaaaGGAAGTATGAATACCTACTTCTGTCCAATACTAGAGGTGCCTTGGTCCCCAAATAAACTGGCTCCAATTCCCCCCAAACCATAGAGGGCTTTTTTCCAAATTGCGTCTTTTATACTACCCACCTCAGTGTGCCTCTCAATGGTAAAATAAggggagtttttgttttgttttgttttgtttttgtaggaCCTATAGAAAATCAGCACTTGATAGCTTTTTTATGGGGAGAAGGGCACAACTGATCCCCAATCTCCAAGTCCCACATTAGGGAGCATTTGGATTTCTGGTTAACTTATCCCCTGGGCCCCAAAGGCTTGAACCCCTTTCTCCTACCTCAGTTGGGAACACTATCCTCCACGATGCTTCCCCTGCTCTTCTACTTAACCTGGGCAAGTCTCAAGGCAGTGCCTGGTTCAGAGCCTGACCTCCTAAAAGCTGGCTTCTTGCTCCGAGGAGTGAGCATTGGCCCACATGCCAGAGTCTTGCCCATTGGCCCAAAGCAGCCTGGTCTTCGGGACTGTATGGGAGACAAGTGCCTTCTCAGCCCCTCACTGTGGGTGATACTAATTTCCTCCTTAACCAGAATTTTGCCCCAGCCGCTAACCCACTCTAACACTTCCTGCCTTCAGCACTCCTTTGCCCAAGGCCCGTTCCCTTGTTCCGTGAGCAGCAAGAAGGAGGGTATATCCCTCCCCTTGGCAGCAAAGCTGATGGGAGGGAGAAAGAACATAAGAGCCTGTGAATAAAATGGCACTAAATACTGAACCAGGAAGTCTGGCCTCTGTGTTactgttcttttctctctctgcccctCAAAATAAAAAACCATATTGACAAAGCCTCTATCCCCTAAAGATCTCATAGAGGTCCCCATATCAGTCTGGGTTACCATAAGAATTTTGTGTAGTACACAAAGCCAGATCTGCCAATCACTCCTCTCTTAAGAACATGGAATTAACCTTAAGCCAAacgtgccagacactgtgctgggTACTTCACGTATAGTATCGCATTTAATGCAACAACCCTGCAGGATTGGTATTAACCTTATTTTGCAAACGAGGAATCCGAGGCTCAAAGAGGCTgattaacttgcccaaagtcataaaCAAGTAAATGTGATCCTCAGGAATTCCAAAGCCCTTCCTCATTTTACTGGCCAAGCTGTTCTTTCGTGTTCTATCTAGGAAGAATAGGACCCAGGCTTCCAGCCGCCCAGCTGTTGCCTTCTGTCAGCTAAAGATCTGCTTGACACCTTTCCTCTACCATTGTCCTCCAGACAGTATATGATGCCGTTGGAAGTGCTATCTAGGACAGCCTGGAAATGGAGAGGTTCTACCCAGAGTCAGCGAGGCATTGCCCAGGAGGGAGAGAACACAGGAGAGCTGGGGACCTTTAGAGTCCTATggtctacaaagaaaaaaaaaagagcagtctAAGGGACTTCTCCTGCCGCAGCTCCTGCATAATCCTAGTGAGCAGACATTTGATTCAGACATTAGGCCACTGGGAGGTGACGTTACCAGGAAATGGCAAGGTGGTGCCTGTGACTGAGGCAGTACTGTCCAAGATTGTGTCCACGGGGGAGTGATCAGTGTTCAGCATGTTGTCTGTAGGTGAGGAAGTGGTATCAAAGTTTGTGCCACTGGCTGAAGCAGTAGTGTCCTCACCCGACGATGGGGTGATATCTGGGTTCTGGGAATGACAGTGCATCCAGTTCTGGGCGACATCCTTGGGATAGCCTTTCTCTACTCGAAGCTGCCAGTTGAGACGCCAGTAGTGTTTGCCCTTGAAGAAGTAGACACGGCCGTCCCGCCAACTCATAGCAGCCGAGGGCTGGTCTGGCACTCCAGAGAACAATCCCTTGATTGGTTTGGGGTAGCGACTGAAGTCAGTTCGGGCCAACTCGTCCCACTGCCAGTACCCTGAACCctgggtgtgaggtaggggggcagaggagagaagagaagactGAGGAGAGATCTTAGGGACCTGCAGAGATCTGCCCCAGCCTACTCCAGCAGCAAAAGAGCAAGACTTTTCTTCTCAGTTTGAGGTAGCCCACCCTCTACACCTCACCCTGAGAAGGGATTTGCCCTTCCTTTGAATGCTTTACCTTAAAGAGGAACACCTTTTGATTGAGAGGCCAATAAAGAGCTGCATCCAGGTTGGGTTCTACCTTATTCAGCTTCTtggggaagccaggagacaacTTGAAATTAATGTAGCGCCATACCTTGTCTCCTAAGAGCATGTTGGAAAAGAACAAGTCACCTCTGTCCTCAGGTGATAGCTTTTGGTCCCTCCATTCCTGCAATGAAACTTTCAGAAATGTTTCATTGCtattcctcccccacccccttatGTCTTCTTTGAGACTGAGACTAGGCTCTCCCCCCAAGAAAGACACTGTAACCAGCCCCCTTACCCTTAAAGAAGTGAATCCATTGTGTTCGAGGAGAATAGACAGCAGCATCCAGGTTTCCTGGGAGGCCCTCCCAAAGGGCAGACACTCTGAACAAGGGACCCAGCCCTGAATCTGTCACAGTCCACACATAATCTCCCTTGAAGGCATAGGTCTTTCCACGGGGCCCTAAGAGTTAAAGTATGTCAACAAGTAAGAAAAAGACAGGGGTCAAACGAAAACTCTTGGATGTCACAAGCAAGCTGATAATTTGCCCTCATCCCACTGACTGACTCATCAaaaattcattccattttaattCAAAGAGAAGACTAGGGGTTGAGGAGGAGGACCCAGTGCTCAGCCTCTCCTTTGTTGCTTAGAGCAATTCAACTCTggtctattaaaaaaaacaaaagccctACAGGTAGCTGGATCTCCTTAGGGACCTCACCTCTGCCCAAGTGGGTTCCAAATTGTCCTTCCAAAGGGGTGCAGTTCTCTGACTAACAGGCATTCTGGTTAATATCGTTTTCTCCATTTTGCTGTAATTCTAGACATGCTTTAGTGGCCTTTTAGAGTGACAACCAAGGTAATTGCCTGCCTGACCCACCTTTAATTTGGCCctgactccccccaccccactccaagcCACATGTCTCCTTCCATAATCATCACCGCTCGCTTAGGGTTTAACCTCCATTGCTTGTGCTGAGGTCCCACATAATTTCCATTTGTCAGGGGGCTGCACCCCCTGCCTGCCTATCatctggggaggggaagggactcACCCAGCATCATGGCATCCAGTTCACCACTGCAAGGCTTCGGCATGAGGCTGGGTTCCGTGGGCACGGGGGGTACAGTGGACAGCTCCAACTCTTCTTCCTCATCCCCTGTCTCTGGGGTCTTCTTGCCTGCAAGGTGAAGAATTGCTGCTCAGGGAGAGAACTCATAGCACCTGGCCTCCCGACTCATTTACTCTAATTTCTGCTCAGAGGTTCcatagagaaggaaaagaaaatcctagaatttcccttgctgctagtaaaggcCATATTGATCTCAGCAGGACACAAGTTTTAGTTTTAAGGGGCACCAGATCAGATCAGAGAAAGGAGGCTTGCTGGAATGCGTATTCTCCCTTCCTAAGAATGGGAATTAGGAAAGAGAGACCTGGAAGGAAGATTAGACATGGAAGAATCAGGGAGAAGCACTCCTGCAAATGAAGATGCCTGAATAACTCAGCAACAGGAGAAAAAAGCCAAACGATTTCCCTTCATGGAAGCTAGACCTATCTCTTCAGGCCTGAAGAGATGGTGGTCAGACTGACTGACCCTCTTACTCACTAGGAGAAAGGACTGACCATAGAGAGCCTGGATCCCTGCCACGTCATCCGGGTGCAGCTTGAAGTGGGGTCTGTAGCCAGCATAGACAGGAGCCATGAGGGCCTGGGTATATCGGGAGTGCCCAAGCCCCAGGGCATGGCCCAGTTCGTGGGCTGCAATGATGCGCAGATTCACCCCCCTGTAGGTCCCCTCAGTCCAGAGCTCATCCTCATCAAAGTGCACGCTGCCCAGCTCTGGGATGTCGGCATGAGCCAGGACCCTCCCTGGAAAAAGGCAAAGGAAGACAGGAAGGAGGTCAGAGGCCACTATGCTGGAGCATCCCCTACCTGTTTAAGGGAATTACTTACTCCACTCCCTTAAAATTCCCCTGTCTCTTGCATATCTCTTCCCTTTCTGAGACCCTGTCCTCACCCAGTTTTTCCAGTGATGCCTGTTATTCTGTTCTTTTGCCTCCCTAGTCACTCATTCTTCTCTATACTGACCTTCCTGTGGTGTGCTTTGGGTAGGGGAACTTAAGCCAGGGAAGGAGACATAAACTCCATAGAGGAGACTTGATGAGCCCCTGGTAGGTGACCAGCTGCTTCTTAGGGAATGCTAGGAGACATATAGAGTGTAGGGGGTAGATGGGCATAGGGGGAAGCCTGAACATTAAGTTTCCAGAGTCACAGCCTCAAGAGGACAGAGTAATCTCAGATCTGTGAGGTGGGAGCTGAGAGTACGTGCCTACCTGGCCCATCAAAGGTACTGGAGCAGTACGGGCTTTGGCGGCCGTGGAAGGAGAGACGGATGTCTGCCCAACCAGCCCGCACCTCC from Tamandua tetradactyla isolate mTamTet1 chromosome 7, mTamTet1.pri, whole genome shotgun sequence includes:
- the MMP19 gene encoding matrix metalloproteinase-19 translates to MNWQQLWLGFLLPMTVLCRALGPAEKEAAVDYLLQYGYLQKPLEGPDDFRPEEITEALRTFQEVSELPVSGQLDDATRVRMRQPRCGLEDPFNQKTLKYLLLGRWRKKNLTFRILNLPSTLPPHTARAALLRAFQYWSNVAPLTFREVRAGWADIRLSFHGRQSPYCSSTFDGPGRVLAHADIPELGSVHFDEDELWTEGTYRGVNLRIIAAHELGHALGLGHSRYTQALMAPVYAGYRPHFKLHPDDVAGIQALYGKKTPETGDEEEELELSTVPPVPTEPSLMPKPCSGELDAMMLGPRGKTYAFKGDYVWTVTDSGLGPLFRVSALWEGLPGNLDAAVYSPRTQWIHFFKGDKVWRYINFKLSPGFPKKLNKVEPNLDAALYWPLNQKVFLFKGSGYWQWDELARTDFSRYPKPIKGLFSGVPDQPSAAMSWRDGRVYFFKGKHYWRLNWQLRVEKGYPKDVAQNWMHCHSQNPDITPSSGEDTTASASGTNFDTTSSPTDNMLNTDHSPVDTILDSTASVTGTTLPFPGNVTSQWPNV